Proteins co-encoded in one Streptomyces roseochromogenus subsp. oscitans DS 12.976 genomic window:
- a CDS encoding helix-turn-helix domain-containing protein produces MAGTTPQAEGSGAGGEGIRTFPFPAELSVGGVGIQIGPMGTDRTWHADAPLHRVHRIDFHVVMLFTGDPVRHMIDFAEYEAGPGDLLWIRPGQVHRFSRTSEYRGTVLTMQPGFLPRATVEATGLYRYDLPPLLHPDPPRLAALQAALDQLRREYEDTATLPLSLHTAVLRHTLTAFLLRLAHLAASSAEATRQQTDSTFTRFRDAVEHGFATNHSVSAYADALGYSRRTLVRAVRAATGETPKGFIDKRVVLEAKRLLAHTDMPIGRVGVAVGFPDAANFSKFFQLHTGQTPVGFRAELR; encoded by the coding sequence ATGGCAGGCACAACACCTCAAGCTGAGGGATCCGGCGCGGGCGGCGAGGGCATCAGAACCTTCCCCTTCCCGGCCGAACTGTCCGTCGGCGGCGTCGGCATACAGATCGGCCCCATGGGAACCGACCGCACCTGGCACGCCGACGCCCCACTGCATCGCGTCCACCGCATCGACTTCCACGTCGTCATGCTCTTCACCGGCGACCCCGTACGCCACATGATCGACTTCGCCGAGTACGAGGCCGGCCCCGGCGACCTGCTGTGGATCCGCCCCGGACAGGTCCACCGGTTCTCCCGGACGAGCGAGTACCGCGGAACCGTCCTGACCATGCAGCCCGGCTTTCTGCCGCGTGCCACCGTCGAGGCAACCGGCCTGTACCGCTACGACCTCCCGCCCCTGCTGCATCCCGACCCGCCCCGGCTCGCCGCCCTCCAGGCGGCCCTCGACCAGCTGCGCCGTGAGTACGAGGACACCGCCACGCTCCCGCTCAGTCTGCACACCGCCGTCCTCCGCCACACCCTGACCGCGTTCCTGCTGCGCCTCGCCCACCTCGCGGCCAGCTCCGCGGAAGCCACCCGGCAGCAGACGGACAGCACCTTCACCCGCTTCCGGGACGCCGTCGAGCACGGCTTCGCCACCAACCACAGCGTCAGCGCCTACGCCGACGCCCTCGGCTACTCCCGCCGCACCCTCGTCCGCGCCGTCCGCGCCGCCACCGGTGAGACCCCCAAGGGATTCATCGACAAACGCGTCGTCCTGGAGGCCAAGCGCCTCCTCGCCCACACGGACATGCCGATCGGCCGCGTGGGCGTGGCCGTCGGCTTCCCCGACGCGGCGAACTTCTCGAAGTTCTTCCAACTGCACACCGGGCAGACGCCGGTGGGGTTCCGGGCGGAACTGCGGTGA
- the tkt gene encoding transketolase, translating to MTAQTSDGFEWTDLDRRAVDTARLLAADAVQKVGNGHPGTAMSLAPAAYTIFQKVMRHDPADPEWAGRDRFVLSPGHTSLTLYTQLFLSGYELELDDLKAFRTQGSKTPGHPEYGHTAGVETTTGPLGQGVANAVGMAMAARYERGLFDPEAPEGTSPFDHTIWAIVSDGDLEEGVSAEASSLAGHQKLGNLVFLYDDNHISIEGDTATAFSEDVLKRYEAYGWHTQRIEPTADGDVDVPALYAALTAAQAETERPSIIAMRTIIAWPAPNAQNTEASHGSALGADEIAATKRVLGFEPEESFQVEDEVLKHSRRALDRGAEAHAAWDKRIAEWRTAQPERAELFERVSKGELPEGWEEKVPVFEEGKSVATRAASGKVLEALGPVLPELWGGSADLAGSNNTTIDKTSSFLPKGNPLPEADPYGRTVHFGIREFSMAAEMNGIALHGNTRIYGGTFLVFSDYMRNAVRMSALMQLPVTYVWTHDSIGLGEDGPTHQPVEHLASLRAIPGLNVVRPADANETAVAWAEILKRHAVNPAPHGLALTRQGVPVYAPNEDAAKGGYVLRESSTEVPEVIIIATGSEVQLAVAAREQLEAEGIGTRVVSMPSVEWFEEQPREYRERVLPPAVRARVAVEAGIGLTWYRYVGDAGRVVSLEHFGASADAGTLFAEFGFTSENVAAAARESLAAARA from the coding sequence ATGACCGCGCAGACATCCGATGGCTTCGAGTGGACCGACCTCGACCGGCGTGCCGTGGACACAGCCCGCCTGCTGGCGGCCGACGCGGTGCAGAAGGTGGGCAACGGCCACCCGGGCACGGCGATGAGCCTGGCGCCTGCCGCGTACACGATCTTTCAGAAGGTGATGCGTCATGACCCGGCCGACCCGGAGTGGGCCGGTCGCGACCGCTTCGTCCTCTCCCCCGGGCACACCTCGCTGACCCTGTACACCCAGCTGTTCCTCTCCGGCTACGAGCTGGAGCTGGACGACCTGAAGGCGTTCCGTACGCAGGGTTCGAAGACCCCCGGCCACCCGGAGTACGGCCACACCGCCGGCGTCGAGACCACCACCGGCCCGCTCGGCCAGGGTGTCGCCAACGCGGTGGGCATGGCGATGGCCGCCCGCTACGAGCGCGGCCTGTTCGACCCCGAGGCCCCCGAGGGCACCTCTCCCTTCGACCACACCATCTGGGCGATCGTCTCCGACGGCGACCTGGAGGAGGGCGTCTCCGCCGAGGCCTCCTCCCTGGCCGGCCACCAGAAGCTCGGCAACCTGGTCTTCCTCTACGACGACAACCACATCTCCATCGAGGGCGACACCGCGACCGCGTTCTCCGAGGACGTGCTGAAGCGGTACGAGGCCTACGGCTGGCACACCCAGCGCATCGAGCCCACCGCCGACGGCGACGTCGACGTACCCGCCCTGTACGCGGCGCTGACGGCCGCGCAGGCCGAAACCGAGCGGCCCTCGATCATCGCGATGCGCACGATCATCGCCTGGCCCGCCCCGAACGCACAGAACACCGAGGCGTCCCACGGCTCCGCGCTCGGCGCGGACGAGATCGCCGCCACCAAGCGCGTCCTCGGCTTCGAGCCGGAGGAGTCCTTCCAGGTCGAGGACGAGGTCCTGAAGCACAGCCGGCGGGCCCTGGACCGGGGCGCCGAGGCGCACGCGGCCTGGGACAAGCGGATCGCCGAGTGGCGCACCGCGCAGCCGGAGCGCGCCGAGCTCTTCGAGCGCGTCAGCAAGGGCGAGCTGCCCGAGGGCTGGGAGGAGAAGGTCCCGGTCTTCGAGGAAGGCAAGTCGGTCGCGACCCGTGCCGCCTCCGGCAAGGTGCTTGAGGCCCTCGGCCCGGTCCTCCCCGAGCTGTGGGGCGGCTCCGCCGACCTCGCCGGCTCGAACAACACCACCATCGACAAGACCAGTTCCTTCCTGCCGAAGGGCAACCCGTTGCCCGAGGCCGACCCCTACGGCCGTACCGTGCACTTCGGCATCCGCGAGTTCTCCATGGCCGCGGAAATGAACGGCATCGCCCTGCACGGCAACACCCGGATCTACGGCGGCACCTTCCTCGTCTTCTCCGACTACATGCGCAACGCCGTCCGCATGTCGGCGCTGATGCAGCTGCCGGTGACCTACGTGTGGACGCACGACTCCATCGGCCTCGGCGAGGACGGCCCCACCCACCAGCCGGTCGAGCACCTGGCCTCCCTGCGCGCGATCCCGGGCCTGAACGTCGTCCGCCCGGCCGACGCCAACGAGACCGCGGTGGCCTGGGCCGAGATCCTGAAGAGGCACGCCGTGAACCCCGCCCCGCACGGGCTCGCGCTCACCCGCCAGGGCGTGCCGGTGTACGCGCCGAACGAGGACGCGGCCAAGGGCGGCTATGTGCTGCGCGAGTCCTCGACCGAGGTCCCGGAGGTGATCATCATCGCGACGGGCTCCGAGGTGCAGCTGGCCGTGGCCGCGCGTGAGCAGCTGGAGGCCGAGGGGATCGGCACGCGCGTGGTGTCGATGCCGTCCGTGGAGTGGTTCGAGGAGCAGCCCCGTGAGTACCGCGAGCGGGTGCTGCCGCCGGCCGTGAGGGCCCGGGTCGCCGTCGAGGCCGGGATCGGTCTGACCTGGTACCGGTACGTCGGCGACGCCGGCCGCGTCGTCTCCCTCGAACACTTCGGCGCCTCCGCGGACGCGGGGACCCTCTTCGCCGAGTTCGGCTTCACCTCCGAGAACGTCGCCGCGGCGGCCCGCGAATCGCTCGCCGCCGCGCGCGCCTGA